A stretch of Schaalia odontolytica DNA encodes these proteins:
- a CDS encoding ROK family transcriptional regulator encodes MHYPTRRPLPTLEDRIVAHLAKAPATRSQLCEALDTSRTNLGRALTTLLDEGSVTPVRTNAPGRGRPTQLLTLNSSAVHCVGLNVTRTSCAGVMLSRNGTVLAAVHIVSPTSPSLQLSLEQTCEALAASAARQGIDTSTVRAVGVGVPIPMGRNARLSSDAYPTMEELSKLTRRWWDPLPVVDNTVRMAALAEALWGAGADMSSFIYLRLSGGVGGCVVSDFRLVGGAGGLAGELGHMTVGTNESPCACGKRGCLETLASVPALCERAGVADIAQLRAAVLSGDTHAREALEQAAQAVGYVLGSAALLINPRAIIVAGEIVDAFPSLRSDIAASMYGELLPVMEWDIDVVGASLGPLGAAQASAYIAAHPFEEDTPAAHCPEEGSPQREGPASSMRASIVRRERP; translated from the coding sequence ATGCACTACCCCACGCGCAGACCTCTGCCCACCCTCGAAGACCGCATCGTCGCCCACCTGGCCAAAGCCCCCGCGACGCGCTCCCAGCTATGCGAGGCGCTCGACACCTCGCGCACGAACCTGGGGCGCGCGCTCACCACCCTCCTCGACGAGGGTTCAGTGACTCCGGTGCGCACGAACGCCCCCGGACGAGGCCGGCCCACCCAACTCCTCACCCTCAACTCCTCGGCGGTACACTGCGTCGGCCTGAACGTCACGCGCACGTCATGCGCGGGCGTCATGCTCTCGCGCAACGGCACCGTCCTGGCAGCCGTCCACATCGTCTCCCCCACCTCCCCTTCCCTCCAGCTCTCTCTCGAACAGACCTGCGAGGCCCTGGCCGCGAGCGCGGCCCGTCAGGGGATCGACACCTCGACGGTGCGCGCGGTGGGCGTGGGGGTTCCCATTCCAATGGGGCGTAACGCCAGGCTCTCCTCGGACGCGTACCCGACCATGGAGGAGCTCAGCAAGCTCACGCGTCGCTGGTGGGATCCACTCCCGGTCGTCGACAACACCGTGCGCATGGCGGCACTGGCGGAGGCCTTGTGGGGCGCGGGCGCGGACATGTCCTCGTTCATCTATCTGCGCCTGTCAGGAGGCGTGGGCGGCTGCGTCGTCTCCGATTTTCGCCTGGTTGGTGGGGCGGGCGGCCTGGCCGGGGAACTGGGACACATGACGGTGGGGACCAATGAGTCACCCTGCGCCTGCGGCAAGCGTGGGTGCCTCGAGACGCTGGCCTCCGTCCCGGCGCTGTGTGAGCGCGCGGGCGTTGCCGATATTGCTCAGCTGCGAGCCGCCGTCCTCTCGGGTGACACACATGCGCGCGAGGCCTTGGAGCAGGCGGCGCAGGCCGTCGGCTATGTCCTTGGCTCGGCCGCGCTCCTCATTAACCCGAGGGCCATCATCGTTGCCGGCGAAATCGTCGACGCGTTCCCCTCCCTGCGATCCGACATAGCGGCCTCCATGTACGGGGAGCTCCTTCCCGTCATGGAGTGGGACATCGACGTCGTGGGAGCGTCGCTGGGGCCCCTGGGCGCTGCTCAGGCCAGTGCGTATATCGCCGCCCACCCTTTTGAGGAGGACACCCCGGCTGCCCACTGCCCCGAGGAAGGCTCACCCCAGCGGGAGGGGCCGGCCTCGTCGATGAGGGCGAGCATCGTTCGAAGGGAGCGGCCGTGA
- a CDS encoding anaerobic sulfatase maturase → MTRPIPFSVVTKPTGAACNLDCQYCFFLSKELLYDAAAQTMSEQTLERYVEAFLESSPDGEVTMLWQGGEPTLRGLAFFKRLVELCERYRRPTQRVHHALQTNGTLVTDEWAQFFADHGFLVGVSIDGPAPLHDAYRLNRGRRGTHAMVVRGWEALARAGVETNILCTVNAANEEHGERVYRYFRDDLGARYLQFIPIVERVRAADLAQAERGWRSGTSALLYRQDGDCVTSRSTSPASYGRFLCEVFDQWLATDVGDVFIQDVDSTLSAMFGSATVCVHAPQCGANMAMEFNGDVYACDHWVEPDWLVGSINSSSFTQLAASDKMRDFARLKPDLDNECRACPHLRLCWGGCPKDRFVRRGESTHNYLCEGYRAFYEHATPALRAMGMLIAAGRPASDIMDPAVSTSLGLSLTTSIRTDQ, encoded by the coding sequence GTGACGCGCCCAATCCCCTTCTCCGTCGTCACCAAACCGACGGGAGCAGCCTGCAACCTGGACTGTCAGTATTGCTTTTTCCTGTCCAAGGAGCTGCTCTACGATGCGGCGGCGCAGACCATGTCCGAGCAGACTTTGGAGCGTTACGTCGAGGCATTCCTGGAGTCGAGCCCCGACGGCGAGGTCACGATGCTGTGGCAGGGCGGGGAGCCGACCCTGCGTGGCCTGGCCTTTTTTAAGCGCCTCGTGGAGCTGTGTGAGCGCTACCGTCGCCCCACCCAGCGCGTGCATCATGCCCTGCAGACGAACGGCACGCTGGTGACCGACGAGTGGGCGCAATTTTTCGCCGACCACGGCTTCCTCGTGGGGGTCTCCATTGACGGGCCCGCTCCCCTGCACGACGCCTACCGGCTCAACCGTGGCAGGCGCGGCACCCACGCGATGGTTGTGCGCGGCTGGGAGGCGCTCGCCCGCGCGGGCGTGGAGACGAACATCCTGTGCACGGTCAACGCCGCGAACGAGGAGCACGGGGAGCGGGTGTACCGCTACTTCCGCGACGATCTGGGGGCCCGATACCTGCAGTTCATCCCGATCGTCGAGCGCGTGCGCGCCGCGGACCTGGCCCAGGCCGAGCGCGGCTGGCGTTCCGGAACATCGGCGCTCCTGTACCGCCAGGACGGGGACTGCGTCACCAGCCGTTCCACGTCCCCCGCCTCCTACGGGCGCTTCCTGTGCGAGGTGTTCGACCAGTGGCTGGCCACCGACGTCGGCGATGTCTTCATTCAGGACGTGGATTCAACTCTGTCGGCCATGTTTGGCTCGGCCACGGTGTGCGTGCACGCACCCCAGTGCGGGGCGAACATGGCGATGGAATTCAACGGGGACGTCTACGCCTGCGATCACTGGGTGGAGCCGGATTGGTTGGTCGGCTCGATCAACTCCTCGTCCTTCACGCAGCTGGCGGCCTCGGACAAGATGCGAGACTTCGCGCGTCTCAAGCCCGACCTGGACAACGAGTGCCGCGCATGCCCGCACCTGCGGCTCTGCTGGGGCGGGTGCCCGAAAGACCGTTTCGTGCGCCGGGGTGAGTCCACGCATAACTACCTGTGCGAGGGCTACCGGGCGTTCTACGAGCATGCCACCCCGGCCCTGCGCGCCATGGGCATGCTGATCGCGGCGGGCAGGCCGGCCTCGGACATCATGGACCCCGCGGTCTCTACCTCCCTCGGACTATCTCTCACCACATCCATCCGGACTGACCAATGA
- a CDS encoding sulfite exporter TauE/SafE family protein, whose translation MIIEALLIGAFVGIVVGSLGAGGGILSVRILVYILGQDPHQATGLSLIIVGLTAAVSLATRARSGNVAWREGSLFALVGLAGTWAGSALGPLVSARTLMLSFCALLAAVAVFMVRSQLRPSASPSPNEAGDSNVDKGSWTLGTVSRVVALATLTGFLTGFFGVGGGFAIVPALHLALRYPMKRASATSLLVMVITAAFGLASRTAAGTLTITAEAGVMVALFAAASMGGGIVGARLTKRVSNRALGLVFAALLVCVAVSTLAATLT comes from the coding sequence ATGATCATTGAAGCGCTCCTCATCGGCGCATTCGTCGGCATCGTCGTCGGCTCACTCGGCGCGGGAGGCGGCATCTTGTCGGTGCGGATCCTCGTCTACATTCTTGGGCAGGATCCTCACCAGGCGACGGGCCTATCCCTGATCATCGTGGGGCTGACGGCCGCAGTCTCGCTGGCAACTCGTGCTCGCAGCGGGAACGTCGCGTGGCGCGAAGGCTCTCTCTTCGCCCTGGTGGGCCTGGCGGGCACGTGGGCGGGTTCGGCTCTCGGCCCGCTCGTCTCGGCGCGCACCCTCATGCTCTCCTTCTGCGCTCTCCTAGCAGCGGTCGCGGTGTTCATGGTGCGCTCGCAGCTGCGCCCATCTGCTTCGCCTTCGCCGAACGAGGCCGGGGATAGCAACGTCGACAAGGGCTCCTGGACGCTCGGGACCGTGTCCCGGGTGGTCGCGCTGGCGACGCTGACGGGTTTCCTCACGGGATTCTTCGGCGTCGGCGGAGGCTTCGCGATCGTGCCCGCGCTGCACCTGGCGCTGCGATACCCGATGAAGCGGGCCTCCGCGACATCCCTGCTGGTCATGGTCATCACCGCCGCCTTCGGGCTGGCGTCGCGCACGGCCGCCGGAACCCTGACGATCACCGCCGAGGCCGGGGTCATGGTCGCACTCTTCGCCGCAGCATCGATGGGAGGCGGCATCGTGGGAGCCAGGCTCACCAAGAGAGTCTCGAACCGGGCTCTCGGCCTTGTCTTCGCCGCACTTCTGGTGTGTGTGGCCGTCTCGACCCTGGCCGCCACACTCACATAA
- a CDS encoding SDR family oxidoreductase, with protein MNTSRRVVVTGASTGIGQATARLLAKRGWRVVAVARRRERLEALAEQIGCEYWAADLTDEAQVKEMAAHVLEGGPVDAVVNNAGGAIGVDRVAEGDPARWSAMFERNVLTALHCSRAFLPGMRERGGDLVFLTSTAAHDTYPGGGGYVAAKHAERIIANTLRQELVGEPVRVIEIAPGMVRTEEFSLNRLGSQEAADRVYEGVSAPLVAEDVAEAIVWTLERPSHVNIDSMIVRPVAQATNTLVARDTSGE; from the coding sequence ATGAACACTTCTCGCCGCGTCGTCGTCACTGGAGCATCCACCGGAATCGGGCAGGCCACCGCCCGCCTGTTGGCGAAGCGGGGGTGGAGGGTCGTCGCCGTAGCCCGGCGCCGCGAGCGCCTCGAGGCCCTCGCCGAGCAGATTGGCTGCGAGTACTGGGCGGCCGACCTGACCGATGAGGCCCAGGTGAAGGAGATGGCCGCGCATGTCCTGGAGGGTGGCCCCGTGGATGCGGTCGTCAACAACGCCGGCGGAGCGATCGGCGTGGACCGGGTCGCCGAGGGGGATCCCGCCCGGTGGAGCGCGATGTTCGAACGCAACGTGCTCACCGCCCTGCACTGCTCGCGTGCGTTCCTGCCCGGAATGCGCGAGCGCGGGGGAGACCTCGTGTTCCTGACCTCGACCGCGGCGCACGACACCTACCCGGGAGGCGGCGGATACGTGGCTGCCAAGCACGCCGAGCGCATCATCGCCAACACGCTGCGTCAGGAGCTGGTGGGCGAGCCCGTGCGCGTCATCGAGATTGCCCCCGGCATGGTGCGCACCGAGGAGTTTTCGCTCAACCGGCTCGGCTCCCAGGAAGCCGCTGACCGCGTCTATGAGGGCGTTTCTGCCCCTCTTGTGGCCGAAGATGTCGCGGAGGCGATCGTGTGGACCCTGGAGCGCCCGTCCCACGTCAACATCGATTCGATGATCGTGCGCCCGGTGGCTCAGGCGACGAACACCCTCGTCGCTAGGGATACCAGCGGAGAGTAA